In one window of Cellulophaga sp. HaHa_2_95 DNA:
- a CDS encoding sugar-binding domain-containing protein: MKLNYLFFCLLLSGMAFAQKTTLPQGFEAGDRTKTNLNIGWKFHLGDLKEAPVAVAFDDSAWKEVSVPHTTQLVSYEMDSIKETWVQEKFLRDISWYRKKIKIDAKPSSKIYLEFEAVHNATALWINGKKVGKYAVNGYVPFHFDITDFVTLGKENTIAIKADNSYNQTIAPDPHRTDYVKFGGLYRDVYLVTTNPLQVTFNWEDYDAGVHITTPTVNKHNGTVTIKTTVKNDHATDKKTKIITNIITKEGLVLKKIVSETTLKAYTTHTFRQSVTVEDDYHLWSPDSPYLYRVNSVIYDNETPVDFVENTFGFRKFALEKGKGFVLNGEPLFLVGANRHQSYPNIGDAVPNSFHYNEALQYKKAGMNILRLSHYTQDDAFIKACDELGIFIYEEPSTWIEWGGDTWFENLEKATRTMIRNHRNHPSIIVWGAGINHRGPVPRMQTVAKEEDPFRLTASASAPWDGPKNEGITDVHATMDYRRTEFPESAFTMVMEHGSSPNSEVNQFHISRYKGNKNNFAAITWLGADYNHLQPDIVDDQWSRDFMTTYGVLSPYRVPKPVYYWYQSELVAKPIVHIADETASKDGKVRVFSNCQEVALYHNGNLVARQVPDNDITKINLNHPSFTFKYHWKEGTLKAVGYTNGEKVTEFTRQKEGKPHHLKVAYNITDQPFYAGGSDVRLVYASILDENGEVVTSSENEVKFSVSGAGELIDNGKIYANPAPAYNGVAAIYVKGTNNSGTITVTAKATGIKSGKATISTAKFNTDEIASTAKPIYDFPITRVDIGGEKQLVQFEWEEWTGITNNDLNYTIKETNTQVEISANEKINWLGNGTSMLGDLSFVGTDGLFVEKGEIHFKLSNLKAGSYVLETFHHARKLDIKSTNEIEVTVNDADGSFTRTSDDHIVNYYDNNSSGERQPITINSTLVSDGSNPVILKFKNKIEKGSLWLNGFVLKQIK, from the coding sequence ATGAAACTAAACTATTTATTTTTCTGCTTATTGCTTAGCGGCATGGCCTTTGCTCAAAAAACAACATTACCTCAAGGGTTTGAAGCGGGTGATCGAACAAAAACAAACTTAAACATCGGATGGAAATTTCATTTAGGAGACCTGAAGGAGGCTCCTGTTGCCGTAGCTTTTGATGATAGCGCTTGGAAAGAGGTTTCCGTTCCTCATACCACACAATTAGTCTCTTATGAAATGGATAGTATTAAAGAAACGTGGGTACAAGAAAAATTCTTACGGGATATTAGCTGGTATCGGAAAAAGATAAAAATTGATGCAAAACCATCTAGCAAAATTTATTTAGAATTTGAGGCGGTTCATAATGCTACAGCACTATGGATTAATGGAAAAAAAGTAGGGAAGTATGCGGTGAATGGATATGTACCATTCCATTTTGATATAACCGATTTTGTTACCTTAGGGAAAGAAAATACTATAGCGATAAAAGCAGATAATAGCTATAACCAAACCATTGCTCCTGATCCGCATAGAACAGATTATGTGAAATTTGGAGGATTGTATAGAGATGTGTATTTAGTCACTACAAACCCATTACAGGTAACCTTTAATTGGGAAGACTATGATGCTGGTGTTCATATTACCACGCCTACGGTAAATAAACATAATGGTACCGTAACCATTAAAACCACGGTAAAAAATGATCATGCGACAGATAAGAAAACAAAGATTATTACAAATATTATTACGAAAGAAGGTTTGGTCCTTAAAAAAATAGTATCTGAAACCACTCTAAAAGCATATACTACTCACACATTTAGACAATCGGTTACTGTTGAAGATGATTACCATTTATGGTCTCCAGACAGTCCTTATTTATATCGCGTAAATTCCGTCATCTATGATAATGAAACACCAGTAGATTTTGTTGAAAACACTTTTGGTTTCAGAAAGTTTGCCTTAGAAAAAGGAAAAGGATTTGTATTAAACGGAGAACCCTTATTTCTAGTTGGAGCAAACCGTCATCAAAGTTATCCTAATATTGGTGATGCCGTTCCAAACTCGTTTCATTACAACGAAGCTTTACAATACAAAAAAGCCGGTATGAATATCTTAAGGCTTTCTCATTACACACAAGATGATGCTTTTATAAAAGCTTGTGATGAATTAGGAATCTTTATTTATGAAGAGCCATCTACCTGGATAGAATGGGGCGGCGATACTTGGTTTGAAAATTTAGAAAAAGCAACAAGAACTATGATTCGTAACCATAGAAATCACCCTTCTATAATTGTTTGGGGAGCTGGTATTAATCATAGAGGTCCTGTGCCTAGAATGCAAACCGTGGCAAAAGAAGAAGATCCTTTTAGGTTAACCGCCTCTGCCTCTGCCCCATGGGACGGACCAAAAAATGAAGGCATTACCGACGTACATGCTACTATGGATTATAGAAGAACAGAATTTCCAGAGAGTGCTTTTACCATGGTAATGGAACATGGCAGTTCTCCAAATTCAGAAGTAAATCAATTTCATATATCAAGATACAAAGGCAATAAAAATAATTTTGCCGCAATTACATGGTTGGGTGCAGATTACAACCATTTACAGCCCGATATCGTAGATGACCAATGGTCACGAGATTTTATGACCACGTACGGTGTTCTATCACCATACAGAGTACCAAAACCTGTGTATTATTGGTATCAATCAGAACTGGTGGCAAAGCCTATTGTTCACATTGCTGATGAAACGGCTTCTAAAGATGGAAAAGTTCGTGTATTCAGCAATTGTCAAGAAGTTGCCTTATACCACAACGGTAATTTAGTGGCGAGACAAGTACCGGATAATGACATAACCAAAATCAATCTAAATCATCCGTCTTTTACTTTCAAGTACCATTGGAAAGAAGGGACTTTAAAAGCCGTTGGTTATACCAATGGAGAAAAAGTAACGGAATTTACACGACAGAAAGAAGGTAAACCACACCATCTAAAAGTTGCGTATAATATCACTGATCAACCTTTCTATGCAGGTGGATCAGATGTAAGATTGGTCTACGCTTCTATTTTAGATGAAAATGGAGAAGTTGTAACCAGTTCAGAAAACGAAGTTAAGTTTTCGGTTTCTGGCGCTGGAGAATTAATAGACAATGGTAAAATTTATGCAAATCCTGCACCAGCATATAATGGTGTTGCAGCTATCTATGTGAAAGGAACCAACAACTCTGGCACTATTACGGTTACGGCAAAAGCAACAGGTATAAAGTCTGGTAAAGCAACAATTAGTACCGCGAAATTTAATACCGATGAAATTGCCAGTACTGCAAAACCGATATACGATTTTCCCATTACCAGGGTAGATATTGGTGGAGAAAAACAATTGGTACAATTTGAATGGGAAGAATGGACAGGAATTACCAATAATGATTTAAACTATACCATTAAAGAAACAAATACCCAAGTAGAAATAAGCGCCAACGAAAAAATAAATTGGTTAGGGAATGGGACAAGTATGCTCGGGGATTTAAGTTTCGTAGGTACAGACGGCCTATTTGTTGAGAAAGGAGAAATTCATTTTAAATTAAGCAATTTAAAAGCCGGCTCATATGTTCTAGAAACATTTCATCATGCTAGAAAATTGGATATTAAATCAACCAATGAAATAGAAGTTACTGTAAATGATGCAGATGGTAGTTTCACGAGAACATCAGACGATCATATTGTAAATTACTACGATAATAATAGTAGCGGTGAGCGTCAACCGATTACTATTAACTCAACCTTGGTGTCAGATGGTTCCAATCCTGTTATTTTAAAATTTAAAAATAAAATCGAAAAAGGAAGCCTTTGGCTAAATGGTTTCGTTTTAAAACAAATAAAATAA
- a CDS encoding arylsulfatase: MTGCSNKKQLKKDKEEKLKPNVIIVITDDQGYGDLGVHGNSIIKTPNIDSFYTESSHLTNFHVGPTCAPTRAGLMTGRYANSTGVWHTVGGWSLLRENEKTLANMFAEAGYKTGGFGKWHLGDNYPFRPEDRGFQETVMHGGGGVQQTPDYWNNTYFNDTYFHNGKPEKYEGYCTDVFFDEAIKFIETNKDEPFFCYLAPNAPHGPYNVPTEYYNLYKDLDEAVLADTQKRFYGMITNIDDNFGTLRTKLKELNIADNTILIFMTDNGTAAGYYNKKGKVTGYNAGMRGHKGSEYEGGHRVPFFIHWKDGKINTPKDINTLTAQIDILPTLADLCGIALPKDHLVLDGQSIAPLLKGKDTLNNRMLITDSQRVQNPRKWKNSAVMQANWRLINGKELYDVSEDIGQVTNIAADNPEKVNEMKAFYEQWWTQVSKDFNEEIYFKIGSENENPITLTAHDTHGKETMQPWNQIQIREGKMGSGYWSVDILEEGTYEVALRRYPIEADLSINTTTPKITTTEMPGLEKNIPEGKNMQYTKAVIEFEHQLKLETEVRKDASSADFVVNLKAGKTKFFGNFVDTQNRSNIAYYVYIKKI; the protein is encoded by the coding sequence ATGACAGGTTGTTCCAATAAAAAACAGCTCAAAAAAGATAAAGAAGAAAAATTAAAACCCAATGTAATTATTGTAATTACCGATGATCAAGGATATGGAGATCTAGGTGTTCATGGTAATTCAATTATAAAAACTCCAAACATAGATTCTTTTTATACAGAGAGCTCACATTTAACTAATTTCCATGTAGGACCTACATGCGCACCTACACGTGCAGGGTTAATGACGGGTAGATACGCCAATAGTACAGGGGTTTGGCATACTGTTGGTGGATGGTCCCTATTGCGTGAAAATGAAAAAACGTTGGCCAATATGTTTGCCGAGGCTGGTTATAAAACGGGCGGGTTTGGAAAATGGCATTTAGGAGATAACTATCCGTTTAGACCAGAAGATCGTGGTTTCCAAGAAACGGTAATGCATGGCGGTGGTGGCGTACAACAAACTCCTGATTATTGGAATAACACCTACTTTAATGACACCTATTTTCATAATGGAAAACCAGAAAAATACGAAGGGTATTGTACCGATGTGTTTTTTGACGAAGCTATTAAATTTATTGAAACGAATAAGGATGAGCCATTTTTCTGTTATCTAGCGCCCAACGCTCCACACGGTCCTTATAATGTACCTACAGAATATTATAACTTGTATAAAGATCTAGATGAGGCCGTTTTAGCAGATACGCAAAAGCGTTTTTATGGGATGATTACCAATATTGATGATAATTTTGGAACACTACGAACCAAATTAAAAGAACTCAATATTGCTGATAATACCATCTTAATTTTTATGACGGATAATGGTACCGCCGCAGGATATTACAATAAAAAAGGAAAGGTTACCGGTTATAATGCGGGCATGCGTGGTCATAAAGGAAGTGAATATGAAGGTGGTCATAGAGTTCCTTTCTTTATTCACTGGAAAGACGGCAAAATTAATACGCCGAAAGATATTAATACGCTTACAGCTCAAATTGATATACTACCTACACTTGCAGACCTCTGTGGTATCGCATTACCTAAAGATCATTTAGTACTGGACGGCCAGAGTATTGCCCCACTATTAAAAGGAAAAGATACCCTAAACAATAGAATGCTAATTACGGATTCTCAACGGGTACAAAATCCTAGAAAATGGAAGAATTCTGCCGTAATGCAAGCTAATTGGCGCTTAATTAATGGAAAAGAACTGTATGATGTTTCCGAAGATATAGGTCAGGTTACCAATATTGCTGCTGATAACCCCGAGAAGGTTAATGAAATGAAAGCGTTCTATGAGCAATGGTGGACTCAAGTTTCGAAAGATTTTAATGAAGAAATTTACTTTAAAATAGGGTCAGAAAATGAAAATCCTATTACGCTTACCGCTCATGACACTCATGGTAAAGAAACGATGCAACCTTGGAATCAAATTCAAATAAGAGAAGGTAAGATGGGTAGTGGGTATTGGAGTGTTGATATTCTGGAAGAAGGCACGTACGAAGTAGCACTTAGAAGATACCCGATAGAAGCTGACCTAAGCATCAATACCACCACACCAAAAATAACAACCACAGAAATGCCTGGGTTAGAAAAAAACATACCTGAAGGAAAAAATATGCAGTATACCAAAGCTGTTATAGAATTTGAACATCAATTAAAATTAGAAACTGAAGTTCGAAAAGATGCTAGCTCAGCAGATTTCGTGGTAAACTTAAAAGCGGGTAAAACTAAATTTTTTGGAAATTTTGTTGACACTCAAAATCGATCAAATATTGCCTATTACGTTTACATAAAAAAAATATAA
- a CDS encoding sulfatase-like hydrolase/transferase — MKYIFVILFLFVTLLKAQERPNIVFILTDDQSYDLLGCTGNAVVQTPNIDKIAQEGILFTNAHVTSAICTPSRISILLSQYERKHGVNFNSGTSVSDTAWENSYPVILRNNGYYTGWVGKNHAPIGKGGYDSGLMEQSFDYWYAGHGHLGFYPKDNHRIFNDAIAFTQPEIINEGVDEFLDPNARKLKGALHFLENRPADKPFMLSINFNLPHGAGTRSMKLKEDDDAIYKTMYRDLELPLPENYIAKKDIRSPKLPADLLKAEDRQEGYNYVDTPEGLKERYIRELEAMTGIDRLVGNLRKKLKDLKLDKNTIIVFTSDHGLFGGQQGLGGKALCYEQTTHVPIIVFNPKAPKKQKGLKSDALVQTIDIAPTMLAMAGVTPPSTFQGKNISSLITGSTTEVRDYVYTENLWSTHFGNPRCEAIQNKEWKYIRYYKNNNFSASKEIKYAKEIGIPINEMLYSMHDPQVAIYRDYIEAPLHGEKPVYEELYNLKNDPNELSNLANNPRQSEVLANLKKQWKVEITNARGTGKAEVYRYTNDLYPDGKH; from the coding sequence ATGAAATATATATTTGTAATTCTTTTTCTCTTTGTTACGCTACTAAAAGCACAAGAACGTCCCAATATTGTTTTTATTCTAACGGATGATCAATCCTATGATTTGTTAGGGTGCACAGGCAATGCTGTAGTTCAAACCCCTAACATTGATAAAATAGCTCAAGAAGGTATTTTATTTACCAATGCCCATGTCACGAGTGCTATTTGTACACCTAGTAGAATATCTATCTTATTAAGCCAATACGAACGCAAACACGGCGTAAATTTTAATTCCGGCACAAGTGTTTCCGATACTGCATGGGAAAATTCATATCCTGTGATACTACGGAATAACGGCTATTATACGGGCTGGGTAGGAAAGAACCATGCTCCCATTGGCAAAGGAGGATACGATAGCGGACTCATGGAACAAAGTTTTGATTATTGGTATGCAGGCCACGGACATTTAGGGTTTTACCCGAAAGACAACCATCGTATTTTTAACGATGCTATAGCCTTCACGCAGCCCGAAATTATCAATGAGGGGGTAGATGAATTCTTAGATCCTAATGCTAGAAAATTAAAAGGAGCACTACATTTTTTAGAAAACAGACCTGCAGACAAGCCTTTTATGCTATCTATTAATTTTAATTTACCACATGGTGCGGGTACCCGTTCTATGAAATTAAAAGAAGATGACGATGCTATCTATAAAACCATGTATCGAGACTTAGAGTTGCCCCTACCTGAAAATTATATCGCAAAAAAAGATATTAGAAGTCCTAAACTTCCTGCAGATTTACTCAAAGCAGAAGATCGACAAGAAGGGTATAATTATGTTGATACACCAGAAGGATTAAAAGAACGCTACATACGAGAATTAGAGGCAATGACAGGTATTGACCGACTGGTGGGAAATCTAAGAAAAAAACTGAAAGATCTAAAACTAGATAAAAATACGATTATTGTTTTCACCTCTGATCACGGCTTATTTGGGGGGCAACAAGGTTTAGGAGGTAAAGCTCTTTGTTATGAACAAACTACCCATGTGCCTATTATTGTATTTAACCCTAAAGCACCTAAAAAGCAAAAAGGCTTGAAGAGTGATGCCTTAGTGCAAACCATAGATATTGCGCCTACTATGCTCGCTATGGCTGGAGTTACTCCTCCAAGCACTTTTCAAGGTAAAAATATCTCATCGTTAATCACAGGTTCTACAACAGAAGTACGAGATTACGTCTACACAGAAAATCTCTGGTCTACGCATTTTGGAAATCCTAGATGTGAGGCGATACAAAATAAAGAATGGAAATATATTCGGTATTACAAAAACAACAACTTCTCTGCCTCAAAAGAAATTAAGTATGCGAAAGAAATAGGTATTCCAATCAATGAAATGCTATATAGCATGCACGATCCTCAGGTTGCCATTTACCGAGATTATATTGAAGCGCCTTTACATGGGGAAAAACCTGTATATGAAGAATTATATAATTTAAAAAACGACCCCAATGAGCTTTCTAATTTAGCAAACAATCCACGACAATCAGAGGTGCTCGCTAACTTAAAAAAACAATGGAAAGTAGAAATTACAAATGCTAGAGGCACTGGTAAGGCTGAGGTTTACAGGTATACAAATGACCTTTACCCAGATGGCAAACATTAA
- a CDS encoding glycosyl hydrolase, producing the protein MKKIYVALIFCVVFNIPLAAQIDAPTGKKWIKIDQLSDDFEGEKLNTKKWEADPEGHPDFGWIGRPPALFKENAITLNDGFMEIEVGKLEKTFTSLKYNTPSIYNYYGGIVRALQPISYGHYFESRFKMSKTEMGGGFWLMSRNTCGKKHEIDITESVGSVSPLAQEWGKVWDKIMHSNTIFRKTDCNEATRSQNMMLPEVNNSEKFYTYGCWWKSPTELLFYLDGKHVYTIKPPVAFDQQLFIHFSIESYDWNPIPENGGKVLSASKEDRTAFIDYIRTYKLVTKKD; encoded by the coding sequence ATGAAAAAAATATATGTTGCCTTAATCTTTTGCGTTGTTTTCAACATCCCTTTAGCGGCACAAATAGATGCTCCCACAGGTAAAAAATGGATAAAAATCGATCAGCTTTCAGATGATTTTGAAGGAGAAAAATTGAACACCAAAAAATGGGAAGCTGATCCTGAGGGTCATCCTGATTTTGGATGGATAGGACGCCCTCCTGCTCTTTTCAAAGAAAATGCTATTACACTCAATGATGGTTTTATGGAAATTGAGGTGGGTAAATTAGAAAAAACCTTCACTAGTTTAAAATACAATACACCATCTATATACAACTATTACGGTGGTATTGTTAGAGCTCTTCAGCCCATATCTTACGGCCATTATTTCGAATCTAGATTTAAAATGAGCAAAACTGAAATGGGAGGTGGTTTTTGGTTAATGTCTAGAAACACTTGTGGAAAAAAACATGAAATAGACATAACAGAATCTGTAGGAAGTGTATCACCTTTAGCCCAAGAGTGGGGCAAAGTTTGGGATAAAATCATGCACTCTAATACTATATTCCGAAAAACTGATTGTAATGAAGCCACTAGAAGTCAAAATATGATGCTTCCAGAAGTTAATAATTCAGAAAAATTTTACACGTATGGGTGTTGGTGGAAAAGTCCAACTGAACTCTTGTTTTACCTTGATGGAAAACATGTATACACCATAAAGCCACCTGTAGCCTTTGATCAGCAACTGTTCATTCACTTCTCTATTGAAAGTTATGATTGGAATCCAATACCTGAAAATGGCGGTAAGGTTCTAAGTGCTAGCAAAGAGGATAGAACTGCATTTATTGATTATATAAGAACCTACAAATTAGTAACCAAAAAAGACTAA
- a CDS encoding glycoside hydrolase family 2 TIM barrel-domain containing protein has translation MKKYTSVILLICSLHFLAAQHSSVDILRDWKFSNYDHGAAFQENFNDADWEHVTVPHDWAVKEDFNFTHDIQLTMVIQDGETTPKYRTGRTGALPYVGIGWYRTNYTVSATELEENIELLFDGAMSNAKVYVNGAYVGARPFGYISFHFDITKFLKAGENTIAVRLENFNSQSRWYPGAGLYRKVSVKKRNKTHVKTWGTFVSTPQITNKKALVHLDLEVVGEGKCTIFNEIIAPDGKKIAQNSKDISLSGEAKLSENFKILKPQLWDIKTPQLYTLKTSILKNGTVVDTYTTTFGVRSIRFELDGFYLNDEKIRFKGVNMHHDFGPVGAAFHKELFIRQMKKMKEMGVNAIRFSHNPPAPEALDICDEMGILAIDEAFDEWQLGKVLNGYSKHFDLWAKEDLSDMILRDRNHPSIIMWSIGNEIMEQYQHDPNKITSYLNTIVKSLDTTRATTAGFNSANNALESGMAATVDVAGFNYKPGIYHKIREHYPTIKFYASETGGSLSTRNSYKFPVVFDTLQNQRGTSVHTELYADGQPGNYENTNVPWGYAPYKEFASQEYNDFVYGEFVWTGYDYLGEPSPYHTAKSRSSYFAPVDMVGLEKDKFYLYKSEWNEDTEVLHFFPHWSLPEMKGKKIPVVCFTTYDKAELFVNGKSYGIKTKNKPAIPEFLATDIKKEASGGTTMAQLEAYALVWEQVIYEPGEAKIIAYDKKGKKVAETRRVTAGKPHHISVKNETQIIQEGEVAVYVVSVVDKDGNLYPHYNKNMKIEVSGAAQFLASGNGDPTNVQNLSKPTRAFFNGQAVIYVQSIAKGTIVLKTNSEDFEGTNTTVIVK, from the coding sequence ATGAAAAAATACACATCAGTAATACTCCTAATTTGTTCCCTGCACTTTTTAGCGGCACAACATAGCAGCGTAGACATTTTAAGAGATTGGAAGTTTAGTAATTATGATCACGGAGCTGCCTTTCAAGAAAATTTTAATGATGCCGATTGGGAGCATGTCACTGTACCTCATGATTGGGCGGTTAAAGAAGATTTCAACTTCACTCATGACATTCAATTAACCATGGTAATTCAAGATGGTGAAACAACTCCAAAATACAGAACCGGACGTACAGGAGCTTTGCCTTATGTTGGTATTGGCTGGTATCGAACAAATTATACGGTTTCTGCTACAGAATTAGAAGAAAATATAGAACTACTCTTCGATGGTGCTATGAGTAATGCTAAAGTTTACGTAAACGGTGCTTATGTTGGAGCAAGACCCTTTGGTTACATTTCTTTTCATTTTGATATTACCAAATTCTTAAAAGCTGGAGAGAACACTATCGCTGTACGACTAGAGAACTTTAATAGTCAATCACGCTGGTATCCTGGAGCTGGTTTATATAGAAAAGTCTCTGTAAAAAAGAGAAATAAAACCCATGTTAAAACTTGGGGAACTTTTGTTTCTACTCCTCAAATTACAAATAAGAAAGCCTTAGTTCATTTAGATTTAGAAGTCGTAGGTGAAGGAAAGTGTACGATATTTAACGAGATAATAGCGCCTGATGGAAAAAAAATAGCTCAAAATTCAAAAGATATTTCTTTAAGTGGAGAAGCAAAACTATCTGAAAATTTTAAAATTCTAAAACCTCAGCTTTGGGATATTAAAACACCTCAACTTTATACTTTAAAAACTTCCATTTTAAAAAATGGAACGGTCGTAGATACCTACACGACCACCTTTGGAGTTAGAAGTATTCGATTTGAACTGGATGGGTTTTATTTAAACGATGAAAAAATACGGTTTAAAGGCGTAAACATGCACCATGATTTTGGCCCTGTAGGTGCTGCTTTTCATAAAGAACTATTTATCCGACAAATGAAAAAAATGAAGGAGATGGGCGTTAATGCAATTCGGTTTTCTCATAATCCACCCGCGCCAGAAGCGCTCGATATTTGCGACGAAATGGGCATTTTAGCTATTGATGAAGCCTTTGATGAATGGCAATTAGGAAAAGTTTTAAACGGATATTCTAAACATTTTGATTTGTGGGCTAAGGAAGACCTTAGTGATATGATTTTAAGAGACAGAAACCACCCTAGTATTATTATGTGGAGTATTGGAAATGAAATTATGGAACAGTATCAACATGATCCTAACAAAATTACTTCCTACCTAAATACTATTGTAAAATCTTTAGATACTACTCGAGCAACCACCGCAGGCTTTAATTCAGCTAACAATGCCTTAGAAAGTGGTATGGCTGCCACCGTAGATGTGGCGGGGTTTAACTATAAACCAGGAATTTACCATAAAATAAGAGAACACTATCCAACTATAAAATTCTACGCTAGTGAAACAGGAGGCTCTTTGAGCACCCGAAATTCTTATAAATTCCCTGTTGTTTTTGATACGTTGCAAAATCAAAGAGGAACATCTGTACATACAGAGCTATATGCAGACGGGCAACCAGGAAATTATGAGAACACGAACGTTCCATGGGGTTACGCCCCATATAAAGAGTTTGCATCACAAGAGTATAATGATTTTGTTTATGGCGAATTTGTATGGACGGGCTATGATTATTTAGGCGAACCTTCTCCATACCATACGGCAAAATCAAGAAGTTCTTATTTTGCCCCTGTGGATATGGTAGGGTTGGAAAAGGATAAATTTTACTTGTACAAAAGCGAATGGAACGAAGATACAGAGGTGTTACATTTCTTTCCGCATTGGTCTTTACCGGAAATGAAAGGTAAAAAAATCCCTGTGGTATGTTTTACGACATATGATAAAGCAGAATTGTTTGTAAACGGTAAGAGCTATGGTATAAAAACCAAAAATAAACCAGCAATACCAGAATTTCTAGCAACAGACATAAAAAAAGAAGCCTCCGGAGGTACAACTATGGCTCAGCTAGAAGCGTATGCTTTAGTTTGGGAACAGGTAATTTATGAACCGGGGGAAGCCAAAATTATTGCGTATGACAAGAAAGGTAAAAAAGTAGCAGAAACCAGGCGTGTTACTGCTGGGAAACCTCATCATATCAGCGTAAAAAATGAAACGCAAATAATTCAAGAGGGCGAAGTAGCTGTATACGTTGTTTCCGTAGTGGATAAAGATGGAAATTTATATCCGCACTATAATAAAAACATGAAGATTGAAGTCAGCGGAGCTGCTCAATTTTTAGCTTCGGGAAATGGAGATCCTACTAATGTACAAAACCTATCAAAACCTACTAGAGCCTTTTTCAACGGTCAAGCCGTGATCTATGTTCAATCTATTGCTAAAGGAACCATCGTATTAAAAACGAATTCTGAAGATTTTGAAGGTACAAACACTACGGTAATTGTAAAGTAA
- a CDS encoding sulfatase-like hydrolase/transferase, whose amino-acid sequence MKIEGFNFDEGCFTPGEGSYNTPIATTDFRLETRKVNGVKKIVNADTDVEVTSYVQSGWYWKPHVQLLNHPKASESLEWWPNNKAAKDTFGLNTFGPDVELDFIFDFMERKQKEKKPFFIYHTSHLGHDAMDFLNPNSKNKWPGTPKISWDGKAYTRIQPNVTGDKGVYDTHGTITESGIHHHVNYLDYQVWRYMNKLKEMGVANNTIFIFCADNGTSGYGKGSPVSQKGTHVPLIIYAPGMNMTKKGLQDILVNMSDMLPTIAEIASVKIPDSYEVNGESLLPFLTTDKQKHREWIYGYHKDMQIIRGDFVLKDGKNDWWDVGENPDDLISFKKIKDWNEVSEAHRKERDELNKVLPRFNLHETEHDASINRTETPEPLNVIARKE is encoded by the coding sequence ATGAAAATTGAAGGTTTTAATTTTGATGAGGGTTGTTTTACCCCTGGTGAAGGATCTTATAATACGCCTATAGCAACTACAGATTTTAGACTGGAAACTAGAAAAGTCAACGGTGTCAAAAAAATAGTTAATGCAGATACTGATGTAGAAGTGACGTCTTATGTGCAATCTGGTTGGTATTGGAAACCCCATGTGCAATTATTAAATCACCCCAAGGCTTCTGAGTCTTTAGAATGGTGGCCCAATAATAAAGCGGCAAAAGACACTTTTGGGTTAAATACATTTGGACCGGATGTGGAATTAGATTTTATTTTCGATTTTATGGAGCGCAAACAAAAGGAGAAAAAACCTTTTTTTATTTACCATACCAGTCATTTAGGTCATGATGCAATGGATTTTTTAAATCCCAATAGTAAAAATAAATGGCCCGGCACACCAAAGATTAGTTGGGATGGAAAAGCGTATACAAGAATACAGCCAAACGTAACGGGTGATAAGGGAGTTTATGATACCCACGGTACCATTACTGAAAGTGGTATTCACCATCATGTTAATTATTTAGATTATCAGGTTTGGCGTTACATGAATAAATTAAAGGAAATGGGGGTAGCTAATAATACTATCTTTATTTTTTGTGCAGATAATGGTACAAGCGGCTATGGAAAGGGGAGTCCCGTTTCTCAAAAAGGAACCCATGTACCTTTAATTATTTACGCTCCAGGAATGAACATGACCAAAAAAGGCTTGCAAGATATATTAGTAAATATGTCTGATATGTTACCAACGATAGCAGAAATTGCATCCGTAAAAATACCAGATAGTTATGAGGTTAATGGAGAGAGTTTACTGCCTTTTTTAACTACGGATAAACAAAAACATCGGGAATGGATCTATGGCTATCATAAAGACATGCAGATTATTCGAGGTGATTTTGTTTTAAAAGATGGCAAAAATGATTGGTGGGACGTTGGTGAGAATCCCGATGATTTAATCAGTTTTAAGAAAATAAAGGATTGGAATGAAGTTTCTGAAGCACATAGAAAAGAAAGGGATGAATTAAATAAAGTACTTCCTAGATTTAATCTGCATGAGACCGAGCATGATGCATCAATCAATAGAACAGAAACCCCAGAACCATTAAACGTAATTGCAAGAAAAGAGTAA